Proteins from a single region of Vicinamibacterales bacterium:
- a CDS encoding class I SAM-dependent methyltransferase produces MAPPPGGPRWFVRMDRLLELTSRAERTHFWFRGFRRFVTPWLAEAALHRTGLRLLDCGCGTGVNLPLLARHGTAYGFDLTARGLEFARARGERRVSRASIDSMPFPDAAFDVVTSFDVLYALPDEVEAQALREMARVLKPGGAALVTVAAFESLRGGHGALSQEVRRYTRAMLASRFERAGFHVERTSYTHATLFPLLFAVRAVQRRRAGRSPEVNEAEIAVPMAPVNAALTAALTLESWVLPLMDLPFGSSAIALARKSA; encoded by the coding sequence ATGGCGCCGCCACCGGGCGGCCCGCGGTGGTTCGTCCGCATGGACCGCCTGCTCGAGCTCACCTCCCGCGCTGAGCGCACGCATTTCTGGTTTCGGGGGTTCCGTCGGTTCGTGACCCCGTGGCTGGCCGAGGCCGCCCTCCATCGCACCGGACTCCGGCTGCTCGACTGCGGCTGCGGCACCGGCGTGAACCTGCCGCTCCTGGCGCGGCACGGCACCGCCTACGGCTTCGACCTGACCGCCCGGGGGCTCGAGTTCGCCCGGGCACGAGGCGAACGACGCGTGTCCCGGGCGAGCATCGACAGCATGCCGTTCCCCGACGCCGCCTTCGACGTGGTCACGTCGTTCGACGTGCTCTACGCGTTGCCCGACGAGGTGGAAGCCCAGGCGCTCCGCGAGATGGCGCGTGTGCTCAAGCCGGGCGGTGCGGCGCTGGTGACGGTGGCCGCGTTCGAGTCGCTGCGCGGCGGCCACGGCGCGCTCAGCCAGGAGGTGCGGCGCTACACCCGGGCCATGCTGGCGTCCAGGTTCGAGCGTGCCGGTTTCCACGTGGAGCGGACGTCCTACACGCACGCCACGCTCTTTCCACTCCTCTTCGCGGTCCGGGCGGTACAGCGGCGGCGGGCGGGCCGATCGCCGGAGGTGAACGAGGCCGAGATCGCGGTGCCGATGGCGCCCGTCAACGCGGCGCTCACGGCCGCGCTCACCCTGGAGTCCTGGGTGCTGCCGCTGATGGATCTGCCGTTCGGCAGTTCCGCCATTGCGCTGGCGAGGAAGTCCGCATGA